The Variovorax paradoxus B4 genome includes a region encoding these proteins:
- a CDS encoding TetR/AcrR family transcriptional regulator yields MAQKPVTRPRKIAVQERSRATVDNLIEATARILVKEGFDRASTNRIAEVAGVSIGSLYQYFPSKEALVAAVIERHQQQIMQMVRSELAQVRAQPLDQAIRRFVAVAVAAHRLDPRLHRVLAEQIPRVGKLEKLETFSRENFSLFRAYLEAARDELGVDDLELASFVCVTTIEALTHNAVLHHAKALTGDRMDALIDEGARLVTGYLKG; encoded by the coding sequence ATGGCGCAAAAACCGGTCACCAGGCCCAGGAAAATCGCGGTTCAGGAGCGATCGCGCGCGACGGTCGACAACCTGATCGAGGCAACTGCTCGCATTCTGGTCAAGGAAGGCTTCGACAGGGCGAGCACCAACCGCATCGCGGAAGTTGCGGGGGTGAGCATCGGCTCGCTCTATCAATACTTCCCCTCCAAGGAGGCGCTCGTCGCCGCCGTGATCGAGCGCCACCAGCAGCAGATCATGCAAATGGTCCGCAGCGAACTGGCACAGGTCAGGGCCCAGCCGCTGGACCAGGCGATACGCCGATTCGTCGCGGTCGCGGTCGCAGCGCATCGTCTCGATCCACGGCTGCATCGCGTGCTTGCCGAGCAGATCCCGCGCGTGGGAAAGCTCGAGAAGCTGGAAACTTTCAGCCGTGAAAACTTCAGTCTGTTCAGGGCCTACCTCGAGGCCGCGCGCGACGAACTGGGCGTCGACGACCTGGAGCTCGCATCATTCGTGTGCGTCACCACGATCGAGGCATTGACGCACAACGCGGTGCTGCACCATGCCAAAGCGCTGACCGGCGATCGAATGGACGCACTCATCGACGAGGGCGCGCGCCTGGTCACCGGCTATCTCAAAGGCTAG
- a CDS encoding DinB family protein produces the protein MHDTLHRLFGFKAWADDQLLTTLAGLGDNSPVTALAIKALSHTYVVDRIFAAHLRREAHAYPSANLSEMPALAALAADLRRSDREYIDYVSTLDPAQLAERIDFAFTDGAPGRMSREEMLMHVVTHAAGHRGQVSAVMLLHSAPPAKDGFTAYLHEAEAPARRRVCMLSPAERTQLRQLQA, from the coding sequence ATGCACGACACATTGCACCGCCTCTTCGGATTCAAGGCTTGGGCCGACGACCAGCTGTTGACAACGCTTGCCGGGCTCGGCGACAACTCCCCGGTCACTGCCTTGGCCATCAAGGCTTTGAGCCACACGTATGTGGTGGACCGCATATTCGCCGCGCACCTCCGGCGGGAAGCCCACGCGTACCCATCGGCCAACCTGAGCGAGATGCCAGCGCTCGCAGCCCTGGCCGCCGATCTCAGAAGAAGCGACCGGGAATACATCGACTACGTCTCGACGCTCGATCCTGCCCAGCTGGCCGAACGGATCGATTTCGCGTTCACCGACGGCGCACCGGGGCGCATGTCCCGCGAGGAGATGCTCATGCATGTCGTCACGCACGCAGCGGGCCATCGCGGACAGGTCAGCGCCGTGATGCTGCTCCATTCGGCGCCGCCGGCCAAGGATGGCTTCACGGCGTACCTGCACGAGGCCGAAGCGCCGGCGAGAAGGCGGGTTTGCATGCTGTCACCGGCAGAGCGAACGCAACTGCGCCAACTCCAGGCCTGA
- a CDS encoding LysR family transcriptional regulator: MDRLRAYEVFVTVVARGSFIKAADALDTSAANVTRYVNELEAHLRTRLINRTSRRLSLTEGGEALFDRAKSILEEVAETEALATSASLQPRGRLRINAPLSFGSLVLAPLWPRFMAKYPDVELDIALIDRLVDIVEEGYDLAIRISRTTSGNHIARRLGCSQNLVCASPEYLAAHGMPEVPADLSRHPCLGYTYGATSDEWQFAGPGGTLESVRVRWALRANNGDTARAAALAGVGVIWQPSFVIGEDVQAGRLVEVMPGYRMPPIDILAIYASRRHLSAKVRVMVDFLVDAFQGSGPEQGKLTVVGK, encoded by the coding sequence ATGGACCGATTGCGTGCTTACGAGGTGTTCGTCACCGTGGTCGCGCGGGGCAGCTTCATCAAGGCGGCCGACGCGCTGGACACCTCTGCGGCCAATGTGACGCGCTACGTCAACGAGCTGGAAGCCCACTTGCGCACGCGGCTGATCAACCGCACATCGCGCCGCTTGTCGCTCACCGAAGGCGGCGAAGCACTGTTCGACCGGGCGAAGTCGATTCTTGAAGAAGTGGCGGAGACCGAGGCGCTGGCGACCAGCGCGTCACTCCAGCCGCGTGGGCGCCTGCGCATCAACGCGCCGCTGAGTTTCGGCAGCCTCGTGCTGGCGCCCCTGTGGCCACGGTTCATGGCGAAGTATCCCGATGTCGAGCTCGACATCGCGCTCATCGACCGCCTGGTCGACATCGTCGAAGAGGGCTACGACCTGGCCATCCGCATCTCGCGGACCACGTCGGGAAACCACATCGCGCGCCGCCTGGGTTGCTCGCAGAACCTGGTCTGTGCCTCGCCCGAATACCTTGCGGCCCATGGCATGCCCGAGGTCCCGGCGGACCTTTCGCGGCATCCGTGCCTGGGCTACACGTACGGTGCGACCTCCGACGAGTGGCAGTTTGCCGGCCCCGGCGGGACACTGGAATCCGTGCGCGTGCGCTGGGCCTTGCGCGCCAACAATGGCGACACCGCCCGCGCCGCGGCGCTCGCTGGCGTCGGCGTCATCTGGCAGCCGAGCTTCGTGATTGGCGAGGATGTGCAGGCCGGTCGATTGGTCGAGGTCATGCCCGGCTATCGCATGCCTCCCATCGACATCCTGGCGATCTACGCAAGCCGCCGCCATCTCAGCGCCAAGGTGCGGGTGATGGTCGACTTTCTGGTCGACGCTTTTCAAGGGTCGGGGCCGGAGCAAGGTAAATTGACGGTGGTTGGCAAGTGA
- a CDS encoding alpha/beta fold hydrolase, which yields MTDTHPAPTRRALIAGAAAVGAALTMGATAHAAPAVDAVRGFRAGTAEVNGTRISYRIGGTGPTVVLLHGYAETGHMWNPLMPLLAKTHTVVVPDLRGAGNSSKPETGYGKKNMAVDIHELVRSLGIRSASIVGHDIGLMVAYAYAAQFPSETDKVVLMDAFLPGIGEWQNVWLLRDLWHFHFHGATPLALVNGRERIYFEHFWNDFAADPKHSVPEADRQFYAKAYAQPGGMRAGFEYFKAFEQDAAEFAELGKTPLPMPMLILSGEKAGGTFLIEQGKMVATNVQGVIVKGSGHWLMEEAPDQVLPALVNFLG from the coding sequence ATGACCGACACCCATCCCGCCCCGACCCGCCGCGCGCTGATCGCCGGCGCAGCCGCGGTTGGCGCCGCACTGACCATGGGCGCCACGGCGCACGCCGCACCCGCGGTCGACGCGGTGCGGGGCTTCCGCGCAGGCACCGCCGAGGTGAACGGCACCCGCATCAGCTATCGCATTGGCGGCACCGGGCCGACCGTCGTGCTGCTGCACGGCTACGCCGAGACCGGGCACATGTGGAACCCGCTGATGCCGCTGCTGGCGAAAACGCACACCGTGGTCGTGCCCGATCTTCGGGGCGCCGGCAATTCGTCGAAGCCCGAGACGGGCTACGGAAAGAAGAACATGGCCGTCGACATCCACGAACTTGTCCGGTCGCTCGGCATCCGCAGCGCGAGCATCGTCGGCCACGACATCGGCTTGATGGTGGCCTACGCGTACGCCGCCCAGTTTCCTTCGGAGACTGACAAGGTGGTGCTCATGGACGCCTTCCTGCCCGGCATCGGCGAATGGCAAAACGTCTGGCTGCTGCGCGACCTTTGGCATTTCCATTTCCACGGTGCGACGCCGCTGGCGCTCGTGAACGGGCGCGAGCGGATCTATTTCGAGCATTTCTGGAATGACTTTGCGGCCGACCCCAAGCACTCGGTGCCCGAAGCCGATCGCCAGTTCTACGCCAAGGCCTACGCACAACCCGGCGGCATGCGTGCCGGATTCGAATACTTCAAGGCCTTCGAGCAGGATGCGGCCGAGTTCGCCGAACTGGGTAAGACGCCGCTGCCCATGCCGATGCTGATCCTCTCCGGAGAAAAGGCCGGCGGAACCTTCCTGATCGAGCAGGGCAAGATGGTTGCGACCAATGTGCAGGGCGTGATCGTCAAGGGGTCCGGGCACTGGCTGATGGAAGAGGCGCCAGATCAGGTCCTCCCGGCGTTGGTCAACTTCCTGGGGTAG
- a CDS encoding SDR family NAD(P)-dependent oxidoreductase has translation MDLQLNGKLALVSGSSAGIGYAIARTLAQEGASVIVNGRSQTAVDEAVDRIRSETHGAVFGHAADLSRADAAEEAVRRHPGIGILVNNLGIFEAKAFDEIPDEDWRRFFDVNVLSGVRLARLVLPEMRRANWGRIIFISSESAVQIPTEMIHYGVTKTAQLAVSRGLAESVAGTNITVNSVLPGPTTSRGVGDFVEGMARSSGKSFEQVEAEFFDHVRPTSLIKRFASPQEVASLVAYVASPLASATTGAALRVDGGVVKSAF, from the coding sequence ATGGACCTTCAACTCAATGGCAAGCTGGCCCTGGTGAGTGGCAGCTCAGCCGGAATTGGCTATGCCATCGCGCGCACGCTGGCCCAGGAGGGCGCAAGCGTCATTGTCAACGGCAGGTCGCAGACGGCAGTCGACGAGGCAGTGGATCGCATCCGCTCGGAGACGCATGGCGCGGTTTTCGGCCATGCCGCAGACCTCAGCCGGGCCGACGCTGCCGAGGAAGCCGTGCGTCGCCACCCCGGCATCGGCATCCTCGTCAACAACCTGGGCATCTTCGAGGCCAAGGCTTTCGACGAAATTCCCGATGAAGATTGGCGGCGCTTCTTCGACGTCAATGTCCTGAGCGGCGTCCGCCTCGCACGCTTGGTGCTGCCGGAAATGAGGCGCGCGAATTGGGGAAGGATCATCTTCATCTCGAGTGAGAGCGCGGTGCAGATACCGACCGAGATGATCCACTACGGTGTGACGAAGACCGCGCAGCTCGCGGTTTCGCGCGGGCTGGCGGAATCGGTCGCCGGCACGAACATCACGGTGAACAGCGTACTCCCAGGCCCGACGACATCGCGCGGCGTCGGCGACTTCGTGGAAGGCATGGCGCGATCGAGCGGCAAGAGCTTCGAGCAGGTCGAGGCGGAGTTCTTCGACCACGTACGCCCGACCTCGCTGATCAAGCGCTTCGCTTCGCCGCAGGAAGTGGCCTCGCTCGTGGCCTACGTCGCAAGCCCGCTCGCGTCGGCGACCACGGGCGCAGCCCTTCGCGTTGACGGCGGGGTCGTCAAGAGTGCCTTCTGA
- a CDS encoding TetR/AcrR family transcriptional regulator gives MPTRDSIVQAADALFYERGFEHTSFADIADAVKISRGNFYYHFKTKDEILAAVVAERMERTRAMLTQWETEGESPQERIRLFITLLIRNQAKIMRHGCPVGTLCTELAKLGHPGQGEANAILDLFRVWLRGQFRQMGRGKEADALALHLLARSQGAAVLAQSLRDKKFVQQEVALMSAWVESCAPVKTTASRRSR, from the coding sequence TTGCCTACCCGCGACAGCATCGTTCAAGCCGCCGACGCCCTGTTCTACGAGCGCGGGTTCGAGCACACATCCTTCGCGGACATCGCGGATGCCGTGAAGATCTCGCGCGGCAATTTCTACTATCACTTCAAGACGAAGGACGAGATTCTGGCGGCGGTCGTGGCCGAGCGAATGGAGCGCACGCGAGCGATGTTGACGCAGTGGGAGACCGAGGGCGAGAGTCCTCAGGAGCGCATCCGCCTGTTCATCACCCTGCTGATCCGCAATCAAGCCAAGATCATGCGCCACGGCTGTCCGGTCGGCACCCTGTGCACGGAGCTGGCCAAGCTCGGGCACCCGGGGCAAGGCGAGGCCAACGCCATCCTGGATCTCTTTCGCGTATGGCTGCGAGGGCAGTTCCGCCAAATGGGCCGAGGCAAGGAAGCGGATGCGCTCGCCCTGCATCTCCTGGCGCGCAGCCAGGGAGCGGCGGTGCTCGCGCAGTCTCTGCGCGACAAGAAATTCGTGCAGCAGGAGGTGGCGCTCATGAGTGCCTGGGTCGAGTCCTGCGCGCCGGTGAAGACGACTGCCTCCCGGCGTTCGCGTTAG
- a CDS encoding YciI family protein: MFCVFLRFSSNKGQASRHMAEHMQWIEQGFEDNVFLLTGSLSGNQGGTVLAHNTTREALENRVALDPFVAQDVVKVEIVEMAPSRADERLQFLVERT, from the coding sequence ATGTTCTGTGTGTTCCTCAGGTTCTCGAGCAACAAAGGCCAGGCATCGCGCCACATGGCGGAACACATGCAATGGATCGAGCAGGGATTCGAAGATAACGTCTTCCTCCTGACAGGCAGCCTCTCGGGCAATCAGGGCGGTACCGTCCTGGCACACAACACCACCCGCGAGGCGCTGGAAAATCGCGTGGCGCTGGATCCCTTCGTGGCACAGGACGTGGTCAAGGTCGAGATCGTGGAGATGGCGCCCAGCAGGGCCGACGAACGCCTGCAGTTCCTGGTGGAACGTACCTGA
- a CDS encoding DNA-3-methyladenine glycosylase I yields MGSTLLGPDGQPRCRWCAAAPEFLHYHDTEWGFPVTDDHRLFEKLCLEGFQSGLSWRTILVKRENFRTAFLGFDYRRVARLGERDVERLLGDSGIVRHRGKIEAVVHNARMAEEMAQREGSLASYFWRHEPNPAQLAEPQTASASAVSQALSKDLKKQGWKFVGPTTVYAFMQAVGLINDHAAGCVTRARVEQARRALALSIP; encoded by the coding sequence ATGGGCTCGACTCTCCTCGGGCCCGATGGGCAGCCGCGCTGTCGCTGGTGCGCCGCCGCTCCCGAGTTTCTCCATTATCACGATACTGAATGGGGCTTCCCGGTCACGGATGACCACCGCCTCTTCGAGAAGCTGTGCCTGGAAGGCTTCCAGTCGGGCCTGAGCTGGCGCACCATTCTGGTCAAGCGAGAGAACTTCCGGACAGCCTTCCTGGGCTTCGACTACCGGCGTGTCGCGCGCTTGGGCGAACGCGATGTCGAGCGATTGCTCGGCGACAGCGGCATCGTGCGCCATCGCGGCAAGATCGAGGCCGTGGTTCACAACGCGCGCATGGCCGAGGAGATGGCGCAGCGCGAGGGATCGCTGGCGTCTTACTTCTGGCGCCACGAGCCGAACCCTGCGCAGCTCGCAGAGCCGCAAACCGCTTCTGCGTCAGCGGTCTCGCAGGCCTTGTCCAAGGACTTGAAGAAACAGGGCTGGAAGTTTGTCGGGCCCACCACTGTGTATGCCTTCATGCAGGCCGTGGGGCTGATCAATGACCATGCTGCCGGCTGCGTGACACGCGCCCGGGTCGAACAGGCGCGCCGGGCGCTTGCATTGTCGATCCCCTGA
- a CDS encoding DUF6429 family protein — protein MVKVEELILALLGVFEFENGRVWKRYDFAIMDELHEKGLITKAHGRQESVYLTDEGMRRAKELAAKHFGT, from the coding sequence ATGGTGAAGGTCGAAGAACTGATTCTGGCGTTGCTCGGCGTCTTCGAGTTCGAGAACGGACGCGTATGGAAGCGATATGACTTCGCAATCATGGACGAGCTCCACGAAAAAGGGCTCATCACCAAGGCCCACGGCAGGCAGGAATCGGTCTATCTCACGGACGAGGGAATGCGCCGTGCCAAGGAGCTCGCGGCCAAACACTTCGGGACCTGA
- a CDS encoding MFS transporter — translation MLTSTLRPNSSSTASRAAEAREVNDNANVVHDADGLPLPRRCLAIAAILGAGVLVVLDGAIANIALPNIAQQLQATPADAVWIITAYQLAVVMFLLPASAVGESFGYRRVFAGGVALFTAASVLCALAPSLPWLVAARCLQGLGSAAVMPLGLALLRFTYPRRLLARSIAWNALAVAAASASGPTLGAFILSAASWPWLFAVNLPIGLLVLAACAELPSPARSVRRIDAWSIALNAIMFASFVLGSDRLVAQPLHGGALLALSAACMVLLVRREMPKAAPLIPLDLLRVHSFRVSIIASVCCFTGQMAGLVALPFYIQHELGQSAVTAGLLMTPWPLAVMLAAPLSARLAQRVPSAWLCAAGSACFASGLGLCALWPLHGNPALPIAAFTSLAGLGFGFFQTPNNQNMLLSAPKERSGAAGGAQGTARLTGLTLGSLLMSLMFELLPSHSAVHWGLAMAALAALAGGVASLFRSIARDRAV, via the coding sequence ATGTTGACATCCACACTTCGACCCAACTCTTCTTCCACTGCTTCGCGCGCCGCCGAAGCCCGAGAGGTGAACGACAACGCCAACGTGGTGCATGACGCCGACGGCCTGCCGCTGCCGCGGCGTTGCCTGGCCATCGCCGCGATCCTGGGTGCGGGCGTGCTGGTGGTGCTCGATGGCGCCATCGCCAACATCGCGCTCCCAAACATTGCCCAGCAGTTGCAGGCGACGCCCGCCGATGCCGTCTGGATCATCACCGCTTACCAGCTGGCCGTGGTCATGTTCCTGTTGCCGGCTTCTGCAGTCGGGGAGAGCTTCGGGTATCGACGGGTCTTCGCGGGCGGCGTCGCGCTGTTCACCGCGGCGTCGGTGCTGTGCGCGCTGGCGCCATCGCTGCCATGGCTCGTGGCGGCGAGGTGCCTTCAGGGCCTGGGCAGTGCGGCCGTGATGCCGCTCGGGCTGGCGTTGCTGCGCTTCACCTATCCGCGTCGGCTGCTGGCGCGCTCGATCGCGTGGAATGCGCTCGCCGTCGCAGCCGCTTCAGCGTCGGGACCTACCCTTGGTGCTTTCATACTCTCGGCGGCAAGTTGGCCGTGGCTCTTTGCGGTGAACCTGCCGATCGGCCTCCTCGTGCTTGCTGCCTGCGCGGAGTTGCCGAGTCCGGCGCGTTCGGTGCGCCGCATCGACGCCTGGAGCATCGCACTCAACGCGATCATGTTCGCCTCTTTCGTGCTGGGGAGTGACCGACTGGTGGCGCAGCCGCTGCACGGCGGCGCGTTGCTCGCGCTGTCGGCCGCCTGCATGGTCCTGCTGGTGCGGCGCGAAATGCCAAAGGCGGCGCCGTTGATCCCGCTCGACCTGCTGCGCGTGCATTCCTTTCGGGTCTCGATCATTGCCTCCGTGTGCTGCTTCACCGGCCAGATGGCCGGCCTCGTGGCGCTGCCGTTCTACATCCAGCACGAACTCGGCCAGAGCGCGGTGACGGCGGGCCTCTTGATGACCCCCTGGCCCTTGGCAGTGATGCTGGCCGCACCGCTGTCGGCACGCCTGGCCCAGCGCGTGCCCAGCGCCTGGCTGTGCGCGGCCGGCAGTGCGTGCTTCGCGAGCGGTCTGGGCCTGTGCGCCCTGTGGCCGCTGCACGGCAACCCGGCCCTGCCGATCGCCGCGTTCACGAGCCTCGCAGGCCTGGGCTTCGGCTTCTTCCAGACACCGAACAACCAGAACATGCTGCTCTCGGCACCCAAGGAACGCAGCGGCGCCGCCGGTGGCGCGCAAGGCACCGCCCGTCTCACGGGGCTGACGCTCGGCAGCCTGTTGATGAGCTTGATGTTCGAGCTGCTGCCGTCCCACAGCGCAGTGCACTGGGGCCTGGCGATGGCGGCTCTGGCTGCGTTGGCCGGGGGCGTGGCGAGTTTGTTCAGGAGCATCGCGAGGGATCGCGCCGTGTGA
- a CDS encoding LysR family transcriptional regulator, with translation MPTEADLNLLFALNALLSEGSVAKAAERLGLSESAMSRALARLRESTGDQLLVRAGRAMVLTPHALALRDRVRELVQESRAVLQPAGASLDPRTLRHLFTIRANDGFIEGFAPRLVARAAREAPGVRLRFAPKPDKDVRPLREGLLDLDIGVLGDSGPEVRVQALFRDRFIAVVRDGHPLLAGPEITAERYAACDHVVTSRHGRTVGPADDALAAMGLVRNTAVVVPSFGTALSIAAATDLVALIPSSYFEHLRARGTLRSFPLPMPTEQITVSQMWHPRLDRDPAHRWLRGLVLEVCRPLNERTRAP, from the coding sequence ATGCCGACAGAAGCCGACCTGAACCTGCTGTTTGCGTTGAACGCACTTCTTTCCGAGGGCAGCGTCGCGAAAGCTGCCGAGCGCCTGGGCCTGAGCGAGTCGGCGATGAGCCGGGCGCTCGCGCGGTTGCGGGAATCCACCGGGGACCAGCTCCTCGTGCGCGCGGGCCGCGCCATGGTGCTCACGCCGCATGCGCTGGCACTGCGCGACCGCGTCAGGGAGCTGGTGCAGGAGTCGCGCGCGGTGCTGCAGCCCGCGGGCGCGAGCCTGGACCCCCGCACGCTCCGGCACCTGTTCACGATACGGGCCAATGACGGCTTCATCGAGGGCTTCGCGCCTCGGCTGGTGGCCCGCGCCGCGCGCGAGGCGCCCGGCGTTCGCCTGCGCTTCGCGCCCAAGCCCGACAAGGACGTTCGTCCCCTGCGCGAGGGATTGCTCGATCTGGATATCGGCGTTCTCGGCGACTCGGGCCCGGAGGTCCGCGTCCAGGCGCTCTTTCGCGACCGCTTCATTGCGGTGGTGCGCGATGGCCATCCCCTGCTCGCCGGACCCGAGATCACGGCCGAGCGCTACGCCGCCTGCGACCACGTGGTCACTTCACGCCACGGCCGGACCGTGGGACCGGCGGACGACGCACTCGCGGCGATGGGCCTGGTGCGCAACACCGCGGTCGTGGTGCCCAGCTTCGGCACTGCCCTGTCGATAGCGGCCGCGACCGACCTGGTTGCATTGATTCCGTCCTCCTACTTCGAACACCTGAGGGCGCGCGGCACGCTGCGCTCGTTCCCTCTGCCGATGCCCACGGAGCAGATCACCGTGTCGCAGATGTGGCATCCGCGCCTGGATCGGGACCCTGCGCATCGGTGGCTGCGCGGGCTGGTGCTGGAGGTTTGCCGGCCGCTGAACGAGCGGACAAGAGCACCCTGA